One window of Pieris napi chromosome 1, ilPieNapi1.2, whole genome shotgun sequence genomic DNA carries:
- the LOC125048592 gene encoding UMP-CMP kinase-like, whose amino-acid sequence MWNRLFGPVRTYIARMLPEVVFVLGAPGAGKGTQCTFISKEFGFIHLSAGDLLREERQRPGSEYGEMIEEKIRNGEIVPVEVTCSLIHKAMEKSGKSRFLIDGFPRNKDNLEGWERVMSDKTKLLFVLFFECSRDLCTDRCLGRGAAGSGRSDDNIESLKKRFNTYLNDTMPIIDHYDKQDLVCRINAEVSPQEVFADVKKCFTALGIQSIDK is encoded by the coding sequence ATGTGGAATCGTTTGTTCGGCCCCGTGAGGACATATATTGCAAGAATGCTGCCGGAAGTAGTCTTTGTCTTGGGTGCACCCGGCGCCGGTAAGGGAACTCAGTGTACATTTATATCCAAAGAATTTggatttattcatttatcgGCTGGCGATTTACTACGAGAGGAGCGACAGAGGCCTGGTTCAGAATATGGTGAAATGATTGAGGAGAAAATTCGCAACGGAGAAATCGTACCAGTTGAGGTTACGTGTTCATTAATTCACAAAGCTATGGAGAAGTCGGGAAAGTCGCGGTTTCTTATTGATGGGTTTCCGCGTAATAAAGACAATTTAGAGGGTTGGGAACGCGTTATGTCCGATAAAACGAAACTTCTATTCGTGTTATTTTTTGAGTGTTCGCGAGATTTGTGCACCGATAGGTGTTTAGGACGTGGCGCTGCTGGCAGCGGGCGTTCTGATGACAATATTGAAAGTTTAAAGAAAAGgttcaatacatatttaaatgatactaTGCCCATTATTGATCATTATGACAAGCAGGACTTAGTATGCAGGATCAATGCTGAAGTGAGTCCACAAGAAGTATTTGCtgatgtaaaaaaatgtttcacagCTTTAGGCATACAAAGTATAGATaagtaa